Within the Streptomyces sp. R41 genome, the region TTCTGAGTTCAAGTATTGAACACAAGCGTCACACTCCTGCGCCGAAAATTCACAGCAGGAGAACTGTTGACTTCGATACTTGAAGGCATAGTCTCTGCAACGTTGCTTTTACCTTCAGGTGGTGGGCGGCGTGAAGTTGTGCGCCACTGGAACCACCCCTGAAGGGCTTGCCCCCACCCCACCGGCAGCGAGGCCGGTGGCCCGAGGAGTTACACGTGACCAGCACTGCGCAGGCACCTCAATCCGGAGCCCGGGAAGCTCATCCCGAGCATCTCGGCCATGTCATCTTCATCGCGGCGGCGGCCGCGATGGGCGGCTTCCTCTTCGGCTACGACAGTGCCGTGATCAACGGCGCCGTCGAAGCCATCCGAAGCCGTTACGACATCGGCTCCGCGGCGCTGGCGCAGGTCATCGCCATCGCGCTGATCGGCTGCGCCATCGGCGCGGCGACCGCGGGTCGCATAGCCGACCGCATCGGCCGCATCCGCTGCATGCAGATCTCCGCCGTCCTCTTCACGGTCAGCGCCGTCGGTTCGGCACTGCCCTTCGCGCTGTGGGACCTCGCCTTCTGGCGCATCATCGGCGGTTTCGCCATCGGTATGGCCTCCGTGATCGGCCCCGCCTACATCGCCGAGGTCGCTCCGGCCGCGTACCGCGGACGCCTCGGATCCTTCCAGCAGGCCGCGATCGTCATCGGCATCGCCATCTCGCAGCTGGTCAACTGGGGCATCCTGAACGCCGCCGGCGGCGACCAGCGCGGCAAGCTCCTCGGCCTCGAGGCCTGGCAGGTCATGCTCGGCGTCATGGTCGTCCCGGCCGTCCTCTACGGTCTGCTCTCCTTCGCGATCCCGGAGTCGCCGCGCTTCCTGATCTCCGTCGGCCGCGACGCCCGCGCCCGTGAGGTGCTGCAGGAGGTCGAGGGCAAGGACGTCGACCTGGACGCCCGCGTGCTGGAGATCGAGCACGCCATGAAGAGTGAGCACAAGTCGACCTTCAAGGACCTGCTCGGCGGCAGCTTCTTCTTCAAGCCGATCGTCTGGGTCGGTATCGGCCTCTCCGTCTTCCAGCAGTTCGTCGGCATCAACGTCGCGTTCTACTACTCCTCGACGCTGTGGCAGTCGGTCGGCGTCGACCCGTCGGACTCGTTCTTCTACTCGTTCACCACGTCGATCATCAACATCATCGGCACCGTGATCGCCATGATCTTCGTCGACCGGATCGGCCGTAAGCCGCTCGCGCTCATCGGTTCCGTGGGCATGGTCATCGGTCTCGGCCTGGAGGCCTGGGCCTTCTCCTTCGACCTCGTCGACGGCAAGCTGCCGGCCGCCCAGGGCTGGACCGCCCTGATCGCCGCGCACATCTTCGTCCTCTTCTTCGCCCTCTCCTGGGGTGTCGTGGTCTGGGTCTTCCTCGGCGAGATGTTCCCGAACCGGATCCGCGCCGCCGCGCTGGGCGTCGCCGCCTCCGCGCAGTGGATCGCCAACTGGGCCATCACCGCGAGCTTCCCGTCGCTGGCCGACTGGAACCTCTCCGCGACC harbors:
- a CDS encoding sugar porter family MFS transporter is translated as MTSTAQAPQSGAREAHPEHLGHVIFIAAAAAMGGFLFGYDSAVINGAVEAIRSRYDIGSAALAQVIAIALIGCAIGAATAGRIADRIGRIRCMQISAVLFTVSAVGSALPFALWDLAFWRIIGGFAIGMASVIGPAYIAEVAPAAYRGRLGSFQQAAIVIGIAISQLVNWGILNAAGGDQRGKLLGLEAWQVMLGVMVVPAVLYGLLSFAIPESPRFLISVGRDARAREVLQEVEGKDVDLDARVLEIEHAMKSEHKSTFKDLLGGSFFFKPIVWVGIGLSVFQQFVGINVAFYYSSTLWQSVGVDPSDSFFYSFTTSIINIIGTVIAMIFVDRIGRKPLALIGSVGMVIGLGLEAWAFSFDLVDGKLPAAQGWTALIAAHIFVLFFALSWGVVVWVFLGEMFPNRIRAAALGVAASAQWIANWAITASFPSLADWNLSATYVIYTIFAALSIPFVLKYVKETKGKALEEMG